Proteins encoded within one genomic window of Argiope bruennichi chromosome 7, qqArgBrue1.1, whole genome shotgun sequence:
- the LOC129976497 gene encoding uncharacterized protein LOC129976497 has protein sequence MHQNTLPVPSNSGKDRRISNIYINPTYDPTISNIRRVENINLNGQNQEVSNRLSYQEIIRNSIQIPENPPRRKKRCPCKLFDEDHKEERLFIAHVLLVTLFVMTFGGIGISILIQTIPLTFFPACWKLTIALAFLTFLIGVYICWEDNIYRSPQQHQARIIIT, from the exons ATGCATCAAAACACATTGCCAGTTCCCTCTAATTCTGGCAAAGATCGAAGAATCAGCAACATCTACATTAATCCTACATATGATCCGACTATCAGCAATATTCGGCGAGTAGAAAATATAAACCTAAATGGACAGAATCAAGAAGTGTCTAATCGCTTATCATATCAAGAGATAATTCGTAACAGCATTCAGATACCAGAAAATCCTCCAAGGCGTAAAAAGCGCTGTCCATGTAAG CTGTTTGATGAAGATCATAAAGAGGAAAGGTTATTCATTGCTCACGTACTTCTTGTTACCCTGTTTGTGATGACATTTGGTGGTATCGGTATTTCCATTTTGATACAAACCATCCCGTTGACCTTCTTTCCAGCGTGCTGGAAGCTGACAATCGCTCTGGCATTTCTCACATTTTTAATAGGTGTATat ATATGCTGGGAAGACAACATCTATAGATCACCACAACAACATCAGGCGAggattattattacataa